A single genomic interval of Rhinatrema bivittatum chromosome 12, aRhiBiv1.1, whole genome shotgun sequence harbors:
- the ST7L gene encoding suppressor of tumorigenicity 7 protein-like isoform X3, whose amino-acid sequence MNLSSQDHQTFFTCDTDVLRPSDAVMQKVWRERNPPARIKAAYRALELQNDCPTAYILLAEEEATTISEAERLLKQALKAGETTYKRSQHQQHQSPQHEAQHRRDMNVMLYIKRRLAMCARRLGRIREAAKLMRDVMKEFPLLSMLNIHENLLEALLQLQAYADVQAVLAKYDDISLPKSAAICYTAALLKARAVSDRFSPETASKRGLSTAEMNAVEAIHRAVEFNPHVPKYLLEMKSLILPPEHILKRGDSEAVAYAFFHLQHWKRVEGALNLLHCTWEGTFRIIPYPLEKGHLFYPYPSCTETADRELLPAFHEVSVYPKKELPFFIHFTAGLCSLTAMLALLTHQFPELMGVFVKAFFGTLFAPFSFAVEKIESFMPPAIWHQLARI is encoded by the exons ATGAATTTATCCTCTCAGGATCATCAGACCTTTTTCACCTGTGATACGGATGTGCTTCGACCTTCAGATGCAG TGATGCAGAAGGTCTGGCGTGAAAGAAACCCTCCAGCCAGAATTAAAGCAGCATATCGTGCGCTGGAGTTACAGAACGA TTGTCCGACTGCGTACATTCTCCTGGCAGAGGAAGAGGCAACGACGATATCTGAAGCTGAGAGGTTGCTGAAGCAAGCACTGAAAGCAGGAGAAACAACTTACAAAAGGTCACAGCATCAGCAGCACCAGAGCCCCCAGCATGAAGCGCAACACA GGCGAGACATGAACGTGATGCTGTACATTAAAAGAAGGCTAGCCATGTGTGCGAGAAGACTGGGAAGAATTCGGGAGGCAGCAAAGCTAATGAGAGAT GTAATGAAAGAGTTTCCACTTCTAAGCAtgctgaatatccatgaaaaCTTACTGGAAGCCCTGCTGCAGTTGCAGGCCTATGCAGATGTGCAGGCAGTCCTAGCAAAATATGATG ATATTAGTCTTCCGAAGTCGGCGGCAATATGTTATACGGCAGCATTGCTGAAAGCAAGAGCTGTTTCAGACAG GTTCTCCCCAGAGACAGCCTCAAAGCGGGGACTCAGCACAGCCGAAATGAATGCCGTAGAAGCTATTCACAGGGCTGTAGAATTTAACCCTCATGTTCCCAAG TACTTACTTGAAATGAAAAGCTTGATCCTTCCACCAGAGCACATCCTGAAGCGTGGGGATAGCGAGGCAGTGGCGTATGCCTTCTTCCATCTACAGCATTGGAAGAGAGTCGAGGGAGCTCTGAACCTCTTGCACTGCACCTGGGAGGGTA CATTTCGGATAATTCCCTATCCTTTAGAGAAGGGTCATCTTTTTTATCCCTATCCCAGCTGCACTGAGACCGCAGACAGGGAACTCTTGCCTG CATTCCACGAGGTCTCAGTATACCCCAAAAAGGAGCTGCCATTTTTCATCCATTTCACAGCTGGGCTGTGTTCCCTTACAGCAATGCTGGCTCTGCTCACGCACCAGTTCCCAGAACTCATGGGAGTCTTCGTGAAAGCT ttcttCGGCACGCTCTTTGCACCTTTCAGCTTTGCAGTGGAAAAGATCGAGAGCTTTATGCCCCCTGCCATCTGGCACCAGCTGGCCCGCATCTGA